The Nitrospirota bacterium DNA window ATGAAGAACCCTGTGGCAAGCCACAGCCCTTGCCCCGCACTTGATGCGGGGGAGCAAAGGGTGAATATATTTTGTGAATTTTGTTAGTCGTCATTCCTGCGAAGGCAGGAATCCAGGAGATTTTTCTGGATTCCCACTTTCGTGGGAATGACGAAACAAGGTAACCCTGTAGCAAGCTGCAAGGAATATCGAGTTTAAAATTGAAAACCAGGTTCATAGCTCACAGCTTTATCCCTTACCCCCATTTAACGATTTAAATGCAGTATTGATAACATCTGTTGAAAAGCCTCTTCTTTTAAGGAGTCCCCAGAGTTTTTGCCTTACAGTGTCTTCAGGGCAAACTTTAAGGGTCTTTAATTTCTTCTCTACAAGCCTGAGGGCTGTTTCCTCTTCTGTTTCTTTTGTAAGACCTGACAGGGTCTCTTTTATAAGCTCTCTTTCTATGCCCCTCTTTATGAGCAAAGCCCTTACACCTTCTCTGCCAAGACCCTTCCCCTCTACAGCGACCCTGAGGAGCTCAGACGCCAGGGCATTATCCCTTACGAGACCCTCCTGTTCAAGGGCAGCAACAATAGAGTCAACTGTATCTGCATCAAATCCTTTTTGAACAAGCCTCTCTGTCAGCTCTTTCCTGCTCCTTGAGCGATAGCTAAGGAGTCTTAA harbors:
- a CDS encoding regulatory protein RecX, which produces LRLLSYRSRSRKELTERLVQKGFDADTVDSIVAALEQEGLVRDNALASELLRVAVEGKGLGREGVRALLIKRGIERELIKETLSGLTKETEEETALRLVEKKLKTLKVCPEDTVRQKLWGLLKRRGFSTDVINTAFKSLNGGKG